The proteins below come from a single Pandoraea apista genomic window:
- the nirD gene encoding nitrite reductase small subunit NirD — MTLSEPIWLHVCDVDAIPRLGTRVLRHASGDIALFRTESDNVFALRDQCPHKGGALSQGIVHGEKVTCPLHAWNIDLTTGEACAPDVGCAQRFPVRIDAGEVYLSLDEAVQATAAA, encoded by the coding sequence ATGACGCTATCCGAACCGATCTGGCTGCACGTATGCGACGTCGATGCGATTCCGCGTCTGGGCACGCGCGTGTTGCGGCATGCGAGTGGTGACATCGCGCTCTTTCGCACCGAGAGCGATAACGTTTTCGCGTTGCGCGACCAGTGCCCGCACAAAGGCGGCGCGCTGTCGCAAGGCATTGTGCATGGCGAGAAGGTCACGTGTCCGCTGCATGCCTGGAACATCGATCTGACGACCGGCGAGGCGTGCGCTCCCGATGTGGGTTGCGCGCAGCGCTTTCCCGTGCGGATCGACGCCGGTGAGGTGTACCTCTCGCTCGACGAGGCGGTGCAGGCCACCGCCGCCGCCTGA
- a CDS encoding CmpA/NrtA family ABC transporter substrate-binding protein — MSTSSWLASDAQSPNGAPEKRHLRVGFVALSDAAPLVVAKRLELGHEHGLTLELSRESSWAAVRDKLLTGELDAAHSLYGLVYGVQLGIGGPREDMAVLMVLNRNGQAVTVTPQLADAMARTGDLRDALASLGRKPVFAQTFPTGTHAMFLNYWLAAQGIDPLAEVSSIVIPPAHMVAAMEEGGLDGFCCGEPWHAVAQARGLGRTVAVSSDIWPNHPEKVLACRRDFVTRYPKTAQALVRTLLSACRWLDMPGHRAEAAGWLAEPAWVGAPRDLIAARLLGDFGRLQGRHALLAVSFFDEGAVNYPHPSDGMWFISQYRRWGMAGAEAVAEAARTAAEVNQTALFEAAARAEGVPVVSSPASEVLCDAKVWGAAEASDLNAYVEGFAIRAR; from the coding sequence ATGTCGACGTCATCATGGTTGGCTTCCGATGCGCAATCGCCAAACGGTGCACCGGAGAAGCGTCATTTGCGCGTGGGGTTCGTCGCGTTGTCCGACGCCGCGCCGCTGGTCGTGGCGAAGCGTCTGGAACTGGGGCACGAGCATGGGTTGACGCTGGAGTTGAGCCGGGAATCCTCGTGGGCTGCCGTGCGCGACAAGTTACTCACCGGCGAGCTGGATGCAGCGCATTCGCTGTACGGTCTCGTGTACGGTGTGCAATTGGGCATAGGCGGACCGCGCGAGGACATGGCGGTGCTCATGGTGCTCAATCGCAATGGACAGGCCGTGACGGTGACGCCGCAACTCGCCGACGCGATGGCGCGCACCGGCGATTTGCGCGACGCGCTCGCGTCGCTGGGGCGCAAGCCGGTCTTCGCGCAGACGTTCCCGACGGGCACGCATGCGATGTTTCTCAATTACTGGCTGGCCGCGCAAGGTATCGATCCGCTCGCCGAGGTCTCGAGCATCGTGATTCCTCCGGCCCACATGGTTGCCGCGATGGAAGAGGGCGGCCTCGACGGCTTTTGCTGCGGAGAGCCCTGGCACGCAGTGGCGCAGGCGCGTGGATTGGGACGTACGGTCGCGGTGTCGAGCGACATCTGGCCGAATCATCCCGAGAAGGTGCTCGCGTGCCGCCGGGATTTCGTGACCCGTTACCCGAAGACGGCACAGGCGTTGGTGCGCACGTTGCTCAGCGCGTGCCGCTGGCTGGATATGCCCGGGCATCGGGCGGAAGCGGCGGGGTGGCTGGCGGAGCCGGCATGGGTCGGTGCGCCGCGCGACCTGATTGCGGCGCGTCTGCTGGGCGATTTCGGGCGATTGCAAGGGCGGCACGCCTTGCTGGCGGTGAGTTTCTTCGACGAGGGGGCGGTGAACTACCCGCATCCCTCGGATGGCATGTGGTTCATCTCGCAATATCGCCGATGGGGTATGGCGGGGGCTGAGGCGGTGGCAGAGGCCGCGCGCACAGCTGCCGAGGTGAATCAAACCGCGTTGTTCGAGGCGGCAGCCCGGGCGGAAGGCGTGCCGGTAGTGTCGTCGCCGGCCAGCGAAGTGCTTTGCGACGCAAAGGTCTGGGGGGCGGCAGAGGCCAGCGATCTGAATGCCTACGTTGAGGGATTTGCCATCCGAGCGCGGTGA
- a CDS encoding ANTAR domain-containing response regulator, with the protein MLRVLLVTDTDKPIGELRVELARLGCEMLAEVAKPQALPRVVESERPDVVIIDTESPSRDTLEQLAVMNAAAPRPVLVFSADGNQSLIRAAVDAGVTAYSVEGLAADRLAPILEVALARFAHEEKLRARLVKAESELADRKLIDRAKRLLMDRRRISEQEAYAILRKRAMDQGEKLVEVARQLVSIAELLG; encoded by the coding sequence ATGTTGCGCGTGTTGCTCGTGACCGACACCGACAAGCCGATTGGCGAGTTGCGAGTCGAACTCGCGCGTCTGGGCTGCGAGATGCTGGCGGAAGTCGCCAAACCGCAGGCGTTGCCGCGCGTGGTGGAGAGTGAGCGCCCGGACGTGGTCATCATCGATACCGAATCGCCGTCGCGCGACACGCTCGAACAACTTGCCGTGATGAATGCGGCCGCGCCGCGCCCCGTGCTGGTGTTCTCTGCCGACGGCAATCAGTCGCTGATTCGCGCGGCCGTGGATGCGGGTGTCACGGCGTACTCCGTGGAAGGGCTCGCCGCCGACCGGCTCGCTCCGATTCTCGAAGTCGCGCTCGCGCGTTTCGCTCATGAGGAGAAGTTACGGGCCCGGCTGGTCAAAGCCGAGAGCGAACTGGCCGACCGCAAGCTGATCGACCGCGCGAAGCGCCTGCTCATGGATCGACGCAGGATTTCCGAGCAGGAGGCCTATGCCATTCTGCGCAAACGGGCGATGGATCAGGGCGAGAAGCTCGTCGAGGTGGCACGCCAACTCGTCTCGATTGCCGAATTACTGGGGTAG
- a CDS encoding nitrate reductase — MTTMTRTTCCYCGVGCGMLVESDGERIVGVQGDPAHPANFGRLCSKGMTLPLTAQSLAGRVLMPELRHTREAARAPATWNDALETVASRFADVIHRHGPDAVAFYVSGQLLTEDYYVFNKLAKGLVRTNNIDTNSRLCMSSAVSAYKMAFGADGPPTCYDDLEAARTVLFAGSNMAYAHPVLFRRLEAAKAADPSIRWIVVDPRRTDTAAMADLHLAIEPGTDVALFHGMLHHLIWEGRIDRRYIDAHTQGFDALKQVLRAYPPQLAADICGIEESALRQAADWFGESPAALSLYCMGLNQSSHGTEKNLALIHLHLATAQIGRAGAGPFSLTGQPNAMGGREVGGLATMLAAHREIGNAAHRAEVERLWGVQGLSDRPGLPAVEMFDAVRDGRIKAIWIACTNPVHSMPDSERVREALAKAEFVVVQEAFHQTDTVPYADVLLPASSWGEKAGTVTNSERRISRVRAAVPAPGAARADWWIAGEVARRLAPKLGASPAPFALSGVETIFEEHRSLTVGRDLDIGGIDYALLDARGPQQWPFPSGALHGQARRYENGVFATVDGCARFHAFDYHPVAEPINARHPMRLITGRLRDQWHGMSRTGRVGQLFEHAPEPALTMHPADAARRSLRAGDFVRLSSRRGERVLMLNVSEDVASGTVFVPMHWSGQFLGGGGVNDTTLSAVDKYSNQPELKHAAVRVDPLTLPWRVAAVRRGDALQLHAAVQPLLAERRFAMVRLEGDDRIVVAAADDQPDAVWLERLHAALALPRDASLLEYRDARRAMTKRVAWRDTWIDGVLVAGSEADVAASASLLARVRETSPWTRARHAVFVADSGPVTPRDRTVCQCKSVAASSIEAAICAGADVAQLKAKLGCGTVCGSCVPELRRMCAAADKPAAQPMATNAV; from the coding sequence ATGACCACCATGACGCGAACGACCTGTTGCTACTGCGGCGTGGGGTGCGGCATGCTTGTCGAGAGCGACGGTGAGCGTATTGTCGGTGTGCAGGGCGATCCGGCGCATCCGGCGAATTTCGGACGTCTGTGCAGCAAAGGCATGACGTTGCCGCTCACTGCGCAGTCGCTGGCCGGCCGTGTGCTGATGCCGGAGCTTCGCCACACGCGCGAGGCGGCGCGCGCACCTGCGACGTGGAACGACGCGCTCGAAACCGTGGCCTCGCGCTTTGCCGACGTCATCCACCGTCACGGGCCGGACGCCGTAGCGTTCTATGTGTCGGGGCAGTTGCTGACCGAGGACTACTATGTCTTCAACAAGCTGGCCAAGGGGTTGGTGCGCACCAATAACATCGATACGAACTCGCGGCTGTGCATGTCGAGTGCCGTGAGCGCTTACAAGATGGCGTTCGGCGCCGATGGGCCGCCGACATGCTATGACGATCTCGAAGCCGCCCGCACGGTGCTCTTCGCGGGCAGCAACATGGCCTACGCGCATCCGGTGCTGTTCCGTCGGTTGGAAGCGGCGAAGGCGGCCGATCCGTCGATTCGCTGGATCGTCGTGGACCCGCGTCGCACCGACACGGCGGCAATGGCCGATCTGCATCTGGCTATCGAGCCGGGCACCGATGTCGCGCTTTTTCACGGCATGCTGCATCACCTGATATGGGAAGGGCGCATTGATCGGCGATACATCGATGCGCATACGCAAGGGTTCGACGCGCTCAAGCAAGTGCTGCGCGCCTATCCACCGCAACTCGCGGCGGATATTTGCGGCATTGAAGAGTCCGCGTTGCGGCAGGCGGCGGACTGGTTCGGCGAAAGCCCGGCCGCGCTGTCGCTTTACTGCATGGGGCTGAATCAGTCGAGCCATGGCACGGAGAAGAATCTCGCCCTCATCCATTTGCATCTGGCCACCGCGCAGATCGGCCGCGCGGGCGCCGGGCCGTTCTCGCTCACCGGGCAACCCAACGCCATGGGCGGCCGCGAAGTGGGCGGGCTGGCAACGATGCTCGCTGCGCACCGCGAGATCGGCAACGCGGCGCACCGCGCGGAAGTCGAGCGGCTATGGGGTGTGCAGGGGCTCTCGGACAGGCCGGGCCTGCCCGCTGTCGAGATGTTCGACGCCGTGCGCGACGGCCGTATCAAGGCAATCTGGATCGCTTGCACGAACCCTGTGCATTCGATGCCCGACAGCGAGCGCGTGCGTGAGGCGCTGGCCAAGGCGGAATTCGTTGTGGTGCAAGAGGCCTTCCATCAGACCGATACCGTGCCATATGCCGATGTGCTGCTGCCCGCATCGAGTTGGGGCGAGAAGGCGGGCACGGTTACGAACTCGGAGCGTCGTATCTCGCGTGTGCGGGCAGCCGTGCCGGCCCCGGGCGCGGCGCGCGCAGACTGGTGGATTGCCGGCGAGGTTGCTCGTCGTCTCGCGCCGAAGCTCGGTGCCTCGCCGGCGCCGTTCGCGTTGTCTGGCGTCGAAACGATTTTCGAGGAGCACCGTTCGCTGACCGTGGGGCGCGATCTGGATATCGGTGGCATCGATTACGCGCTGCTCGACGCTCGCGGCCCCCAGCAGTGGCCGTTTCCGTCAGGCGCATTGCATGGACAGGCGCGCCGGTATGAGAACGGCGTGTTCGCCACCGTCGACGGGTGCGCACGTTTTCATGCGTTCGACTATCACCCCGTTGCCGAGCCGATCAATGCCCGACACCCGATGCGCCTGATTACCGGGCGCCTGCGCGATCAGTGGCACGGCATGAGCCGCACGGGGCGGGTGGGGCAGTTGTTCGAACACGCTCCCGAACCCGCACTGACGATGCACCCGGCCGATGCCGCGCGACGCAGCTTGCGCGCGGGCGATTTCGTGCGCCTGTCCAGCCGTCGCGGCGAGCGGGTGCTGATGTTGAACGTGAGTGAAGACGTTGCGTCGGGCACGGTTTTCGTCCCCATGCACTGGAGCGGGCAGTTCCTCGGGGGCGGCGGCGTGAACGATACGACCCTCAGTGCCGTAGATAAATACTCGAATCAGCCGGAGTTGAAGCACGCCGCCGTGCGCGTCGATCCGCTCACGCTGCCGTGGCGCGTGGCGGCGGTGCGTCGCGGCGACGCGCTGCAATTGCACGCGGCGGTACAGCCGTTGCTGGCGGAGCGGCGTTTCGCGATGGTTCGTCTGGAGGGCGACGACCGGATTGTGGTCGCCGCGGCCGACGATCAGCCCGATGCCGTTTGGCTCGAACGTTTGCACGCTGCGTTGGCGCTGCCGCGTGACGCGTCGTTGCTGGAGTATCGCGACGCACGCCGGGCAATGACCAAACGCGTGGCGTGGCGCGACACATGGATCGACGGCGTACTGGTGGCGGGGAGCGAGGCGGATGTCGCCGCGTCGGCGTCGCTGCTCGCGCGCGTGCGGGAAACGTCACCGTGGACACGCGCACGCCACGCGGTTTTCGTGGCGGACAGCGGGCCGGTTACGCCGCGCGATCGCACCGTATGTCAGTGCAAATCGGTCGCGGCGTCGAGCATCGAAGCCGCGATTTGCGCGGGCGCCGACGTTGCACAACTCAAAGCGAAACTCGGTTGTGGCACCGTTTGCGGCTCGTGCGTGCCGGAGTTGCGTCGCATGTGTGCGGCAGCGGACAAGCCGGCCGCGCAGCCCATGGCGACGAACGCCGTTTGA
- the cobA gene encoding uroporphyrinogen-III C-methyltransferase has product MKNGKVTLLSAGPGALDLLTLRAARVLGEADVLLVDDLANPEIATLAPQARVIAVGKRGGCRSTPQAFIERLMCRFARTGAHVVRVKGGDALMFGRAGEEMSALRSAGVPVEIVNGVSAAFAAAAGLGMSLTHRDHCAGVTFVTAHRQDGSSPNWAALAATGTTLAIYMGVNRVEALAETLMAHLDATTPAAAVQWAGTQQERRLVTSLGRLAADVRAGAFASPAILLVGGAVSEAALTAPPQASGIVTGHASGDIAPDVIAQAA; this is encoded by the coding sequence ATGAAGAACGGCAAGGTTACCCTGCTCAGCGCGGGCCCCGGCGCGCTCGATCTGCTCACACTGCGCGCGGCGCGCGTGCTCGGGGAGGCCGACGTATTGCTCGTCGACGATCTGGCCAACCCCGAGATCGCCACGCTCGCACCCCAGGCCCGCGTAATTGCCGTGGGCAAGCGCGGCGGTTGCCGGTCGACCCCGCAGGCTTTCATCGAACGGCTGATGTGCCGCTTCGCGCGCACTGGCGCGCATGTCGTGCGCGTAAAGGGGGGCGACGCGCTAATGTTCGGGCGTGCCGGCGAAGAGATGTCGGCGCTTCGCAGCGCGGGTGTGCCAGTGGAGATCGTCAACGGGGTGTCGGCGGCCTTCGCGGCAGCGGCCGGTCTCGGCATGTCGCTCACGCATCGCGATCACTGCGCGGGCGTGACCTTCGTGACCGCCCACCGGCAGGACGGCAGCTCGCCCAACTGGGCGGCGCTTGCCGCCACGGGCACCACGCTGGCGATCTACATGGGGGTGAATCGGGTCGAAGCGCTGGCCGAGACGTTGATGGCCCATCTCGACGCGACGACACCGGCGGCGGCTGTGCAGTGGGCCGGCACGCAGCAAGAGCGGCGACTCGTGACCTCACTGGGGCGTCTGGCGGCCGACGTGCGCGCCGGAGCCTTCGCCAGCCCGGCCATTCTGCTCGTGGGCGGCGCGGTCAGTGAGGCGGCGTTGACGGCACCGCCGCAGGCGTCCGGCATTGTGACCGGGCATGCGTCTGGCGATATCGCGCCGGACGTCATCGCGCAGGCGGCCTGA
- the nirB gene encoding nitrite reductase large subunit NirB, which produces MRKPRLVVIGNGMAGIRTLEELLEIAPNQYDITVFGAEPHPNYNRILLSPVLAGEQAFADIVLNPLDWYAEKGITLHLGKEVVQIDRPRRVVRCADGTEASYDRLLIATGSSPFILPVPGKDLDGVISYRDIRDTEIMIETARVKRHAVVIGGGLLGLEAANGLKLRGMDVTVVHLAETLLERQLDSTAGKLLQQSLEARGLAFRLSHQTSAILDNGKGAVRAVQFSHGEEIAADLVVMAAGIRPNTTLAEAAGLYCSRGIVVSDTLQTYDPRIYAVGECVSHRGVAYGLVAPLFEQAKVCANHLALMGIGSYRGSVLSTKLKVTGIDLFSAGDFLGGDGTEEIVLSDPASGVYKKLVIRDDKLVGACLYGDTADGAWYFKLLREGRALGELRERIMFGESSVGDVGTQGQNRASAMSDSDEVCGCNGVCKGTIVKAITEKGLFTLDDVKKHTKAASSCGSCAGLCEQILMSTLGSTYDAAPKEKAVCGCTDLSHADVRRAVREHHLTTHRAAFDFLAWRTPNGCATCRPALNYYMLSTWPKEAVDDPQSRFVNERVHANIQKDNTFSVIPQMKGGVTNASELRRIADVADKYQIPMVKVTGGQRIDLLGVKKEDLVNVWRDLGMPSGHAYGKSIRTVKTCVGSEFCRFGTQNSTQMGIDLETMLANMWSPHKVKLAVSGCPRNCAEAGIKDVGVIAVDSGWELYVGGNGGIKTEVAQFLVKVKTAEEVKEYTGAFLQLYREEAYYLDRTVHYLERVGLDYVKQRVVNDAASRHALYDRLLFALDGLPDPWKARIEGAQANEYRPLAPLGVAPATV; this is translated from the coding sequence ATGCGCAAACCTCGTCTGGTCGTGATCGGCAATGGTATGGCGGGCATCCGCACGCTAGAAGAGTTGCTGGAGATCGCACCGAATCAGTACGACATCACCGTGTTCGGCGCGGAGCCGCATCCGAACTACAACCGCATTCTGCTCTCGCCGGTGTTGGCGGGCGAACAGGCGTTCGCCGACATCGTGCTCAATCCGCTGGATTGGTATGCGGAAAAGGGCATCACGTTGCATCTGGGCAAGGAAGTCGTGCAGATCGACCGGCCGCGCCGCGTGGTGCGTTGTGCCGACGGTACCGAGGCGTCTTACGATCGCCTGCTGATCGCCACCGGCTCCAGCCCGTTCATCCTGCCGGTACCGGGCAAGGATCTCGACGGCGTAATCAGCTATCGCGACATTCGCGACACCGAAATCATGATCGAGACGGCGCGCGTGAAGCGTCACGCGGTCGTGATCGGTGGCGGCTTGCTCGGTCTTGAGGCGGCGAATGGCCTCAAGCTGCGCGGCATGGACGTCACCGTTGTCCATCTGGCCGAAACCCTGCTCGAGCGTCAGCTCGACAGCACGGCGGGCAAGCTCCTGCAACAGTCGCTTGAGGCACGCGGTCTCGCGTTCCGGTTGTCGCATCAAACGTCTGCGATTCTCGACAACGGCAAGGGAGCCGTGCGCGCCGTGCAGTTCAGCCATGGCGAAGAGATTGCCGCCGACCTGGTGGTGATGGCAGCGGGCATCCGGCCGAATACCACGCTTGCCGAAGCGGCCGGGCTGTATTGCTCGCGAGGTATCGTTGTGTCCGATACGCTGCAAACCTACGATCCGCGCATCTACGCCGTGGGCGAGTGCGTGAGCCATCGGGGCGTGGCTTACGGTCTCGTTGCGCCGCTGTTTGAACAGGCCAAGGTCTGCGCCAACCACCTCGCCCTCATGGGCATTGGCAGCTATCGTGGCTCGGTGCTGTCGACGAAACTCAAGGTCACGGGCATCGACCTGTTCTCGGCCGGCGATTTTCTCGGCGGCGACGGCACCGAAGAAATCGTGCTGTCCGATCCAGCGAGTGGTGTCTACAAGAAGCTGGTGATCCGCGACGACAAGCTCGTCGGCGCGTGTCTGTACGGCGACACGGCCGATGGCGCGTGGTATTTCAAGCTGCTGCGCGAAGGGCGCGCGCTAGGTGAATTGCGCGAGCGCATCATGTTCGGCGAGTCGAGTGTGGGCGACGTCGGTACGCAGGGGCAGAACCGTGCGTCGGCCATGTCCGATAGCGACGAAGTCTGCGGATGCAACGGGGTGTGCAAAGGCACCATCGTGAAGGCGATTACCGAGAAAGGGCTGTTCACGCTGGACGACGTGAAGAAGCACACCAAGGCTGCCAGCTCTTGCGGCTCGTGCGCGGGATTGTGCGAACAGATTCTGATGAGCACGCTGGGCTCGACCTACGACGCCGCGCCGAAGGAAAAAGCCGTGTGCGGGTGCACCGACCTCTCGCACGCGGACGTGCGCCGCGCGGTGCGCGAGCATCACCTGACAACGCACCGCGCCGCCTTCGACTTCCTGGCGTGGCGCACGCCTAACGGCTGCGCGACGTGCCGTCCCGCGCTGAACTACTACATGCTGAGCACGTGGCCGAAAGAGGCCGTCGACGATCCGCAGAGCCGCTTCGTCAATGAGCGGGTGCACGCCAATATCCAGAAGGACAACACGTTCTCCGTCATCCCGCAGATGAAGGGCGGCGTGACGAATGCGAGCGAGTTGCGCCGTATCGCCGACGTGGCGGACAAGTACCAGATTCCGATGGTGAAGGTCACGGGCGGTCAGCGCATCGACCTGCTAGGTGTGAAGAAGGAGGATCTCGTGAATGTCTGGCGCGATCTCGGCATGCCGTCGGGACACGCTTACGGCAAGTCGATCCGCACGGTGAAGACGTGTGTGGGCAGCGAGTTTTGCCGCTTTGGCACACAGAACAGCACCCAGATGGGCATCGATCTCGAGACGATGCTCGCCAATATGTGGTCGCCACACAAGGTGAAGCTCGCTGTGTCGGGTTGTCCGCGCAATTGCGCCGAGGCGGGCATCAAGGACGTGGGCGTGATCGCCGTCGATTCGGGCTGGGAACTGTACGTTGGCGGCAATGGCGGCATCAAGACCGAAGTGGCGCAGTTTCTCGTCAAGGTGAAGACGGCCGAAGAGGTGAAGGAGTACACGGGCGCCTTCCTGCAACTTTATCGCGAGGAGGCCTACTACCTCGATCGCACGGTGCACTACCTCGAGCGCGTGGGTCTCGACTACGTGAAGCAGCGTGTGGTGAACGACGCGGCCAGCCGTCATGCACTTTACGACCGGCTGCTGTTCGCGCTCGACGGCCTGCCCGACCCATGGAAGGCTCGTATCGAAGGGGCGCAAGCCAACGAATACCGTCCGCTTGCGCCGCTGGGCGTGGCGCCTGCGACTGTCTGA
- a CDS encoding zinc ribbon domain-containing protein YjdM: MSALPPCPKCNSEFTYEDGGLYICPECAHEWSAQDTAPAEVTERVYRDATGTVLQNGDTVTVIKDLKLKGSSGVIKVGTKVKNIRLVDGDHDIDCKIDGFGAMSLKSEFVKKV; the protein is encoded by the coding sequence ATGAGCGCACTGCCCCCTTGTCCGAAATGCAACTCCGAATTCACTTATGAAGACGGAGGTCTGTACATCTGCCCGGAATGTGCGCACGAATGGTCGGCGCAAGACACCGCCCCGGCCGAGGTCACGGAACGTGTCTACCGCGACGCCACCGGTACCGTGCTGCAGAACGGCGACACGGTCACCGTCATCAAGGATCTGAAGCTCAAGGGTTCGTCCGGCGTGATCAAGGTGGGCACCAAGGTGAAGAACATCCGGCTGGTCGACGGCGACCACGATATCGATTGCAAAATCGATGGCTTCGGCGCGATGAGCCTGAAGTCGGAATTCGTCAAGAAGGTGTGA